In one Methanobrevibacter arboriphilus genomic region, the following are encoded:
- a CDS encoding MarR family transcriptional regulator, which produces MKIFKKRGEMTHFQILSEISKQEPHLRQKDIAERLGITVQAVSENIKTLIEERYITSKDGRAPYKITQKGISKVKKDAISLRKYSDDVLETMNYYKSIWPAIATEDLKEGESVGLFMEEGLLYAGKSKQSANAEVLCDVKKGEDVPLSSLSGLIDLKVGQVIIVTLPTIKQGGSRNADLELIKSLYTSDFKKWGIEKIDRFGAMGTVSRSVANKLSIPVDIEFAISSSSISAAKKGLNVLILVVGDMAKGIIRRLEDDSIKYNVVDAHK; this is translated from the coding sequence ATGAAAATCTTTAAAAAAAGAGGAGAAATGACTCATTTTCAGATATTGAGCGAAATATCTAAACAAGAACCTCATTTACGTCAAAAAGACATTGCAGAACGATTGGGAATAACAGTACAAGCAGTATCTGAAAATATAAAGACTTTAATTGAGGAAAGATATATAACTTCTAAAGATGGTAGAGCTCCTTATAAAATAACTCAAAAAGGAATATCTAAAGTTAAAAAAGATGCAATAAGTCTTAGAAAGTATTCTGATGATGTTTTAGAAACTATGAATTATTATAAATCTATTTGGCCTGCTATTGCTACGGAAGATCTAAAAGAAGGTGAAAGTGTTGGTTTATTCATGGAAGAAGGGCTTCTTTATGCAGGTAAATCTAAACAAAGTGCTAATGCTGAAGTTTTATGTGATGTTAAGAAAGGTGAGGATGTTCCTTTAAGTTCTTTAAGTGGGCTTATTGATTTAAAAGTAGGTCAAGTAATTATAGTTACTTTACCAACTATTAAACAAGGAGGGTCACGTAATGCTGATCTTGAATTGATTAAATCATTGTACACTTCTGATTTTAAAAAATGGGGAATTGAAAAAATAGATAGATTTGGAGCTATGGGTACGGTTTCTAGATCTGTAGCTAATAAATTGAGTATTCCTGTAGATATTGAATTTGCAATATCTTCTTCTAGTATATCTGCTGCAAAAAAGGGATTAAATGTTTTAATTTTAGTTGTTGGGGATATGGCTAAGGGCATTATAAGAAGATTAGAAGACGATAGTATTAAATATAATGTAGTTGATGCTCATAAATAA
- a CDS encoding right-handed parallel beta-helix repeat-containing protein: protein MKKYKKLLIPIMIISFLFTISSANAIDITLNSDDNGGINEAISKVNNSSDDINIITLNSGTYNKTTDRNNNITFNNKNLTIQGSGPAGSVIINAQKLGRIFNITGNSNIKFININFINGNISSNGGTIYKIGSGTLTIINCTFSNSNANYGGAIYNTASNFKIIDSDFYNNVARSREGGAIHTEGEENFTINNSNFINNTALGNNGCGGAITIRNTIYININNTVFTNNSANFCGGAIYNMWNEYITINNSTFTNNTAQHGGAFSINGDSYFEILNSRFIGNNVSGDGGAVEDNDNYLLKIANCSFENNTAKRGSAIYNLYSEETSVINSTFSNNVNASINLRGVNNSIIGCNFTNNQLAINITGNNISVVGCNVFNNNQGIFLSIAATNTTINYNRIFNNTNYDLNNTGINSNADYNWWGSSYTPNQLFDLIPSNYFIINIVNLTSLYSNGVVTFQYTFKLNDNSDFNASLLPYFVTNVYTNLTDGVYTSFDAKFSKTFDVILNDTGNILYTFVTDNGQQSFNGNISSKKILKTNITTNNMKSKNGKTIILTAKLTDENGNLLDGKEIVFNVGNITFKAITDDNGIATVQYVINKDDLIDEKLTFTVTFIENEDYLTSTNTEIIKLIKEPIPTPKPEDKDDNKDDDKSDDKNNDKTTENSEKINKTIKNPKELNKTSAGMKKTGLPINLILLVLLTLIGITYYKKQ, encoded by the coding sequence ATGAAAAAATATAAAAAATTATTAATACCAATAATGATAATTTCATTCTTATTTACAATATCTTCAGCTAACGCAATAGATATAACACTCAATTCAGATGATAATGGAGGCATTAATGAAGCTATAAGTAAAGTAAATAATAGTAGTGATGATATTAATATTATAACACTAAATTCTGGAACATACAACAAAACTACAGATAGGAACAACAACATAACATTTAACAATAAAAATCTTACAATCCAAGGAAGTGGGCCAGCAGGTTCAGTAATAATCAATGCACAAAAACTTGGAAGAATCTTCAATATAACTGGAAATTCAAATATAAAATTTATTAACATAAATTTTATAAATGGAAATATTTCTAGTAATGGTGGTACTATTTATAAAATAGGATCTGGAACATTAACAATAATAAATTGTACATTCAGTAATAGTAATGCAAATTATGGTGGAGCAATATATAATACTGCTAGTAACTTTAAAATAATTGATTCTGATTTTTATAATAATGTTGCAAGATCTCGTGAAGGTGGTGCTATCCATACTGAAGGAGAAGAAAATTTTACTATTAACAATTCAAATTTTATCAATAATACAGCACTTGGAAATAATGGATGTGGTGGTGCTATAACCATCAGGAATACTATATATATAAATATAAATAATACCGTATTCACTAATAATTCTGCTAATTTTTGTGGAGGAGCTATTTACAATATGTGGAATGAATATATTACTATAAACAACTCTACTTTCACAAATAATACTGCACAACATGGAGGTGCTTTTTCTATTAATGGAGATTCCTATTTTGAAATACTCAACTCTCGATTTATAGGAAACAATGTATCTGGAGATGGTGGTGCAGTTGAAGATAATGATAATTATCTTTTAAAGATAGCTAATTGTAGCTTCGAAAACAACACAGCTAAGAGAGGTAGTGCTATTTACAATTTATATAGTGAAGAAACTAGTGTGATTAATTCTACTTTTAGCAATAATGTTAATGCTTCTATTAATTTAAGAGGTGTTAATAATTCCATTATAGGATGTAATTTTACAAACAATCAGTTAGCTATCAATATAACTGGAAATAATATCAGTGTAGTAGGTTGTAATGTTTTTAATAACAATCAAGGCATATTTTTAAGTATAGCTGCAACAAATACTACAATTAATTATAATAGAATTTTCAACAATACAAATTATGATTTAAATAACACTGGAATTAATAGTAATGCTGATTATAACTGGTGGGGAAGTTCTTACACTCCAAATCAATTATTCGACCTAATACCTAGCAATTATTTTATTATAAATATTGTTAATTTAACCTCATTGTACTCTAATGGTGTAGTTACCTTCCAATACACATTCAAATTAAACGATAATAGTGATTTTAATGCTAGTTTATTACCATATTTTGTAACAAATGTTTACACAAATCTTACTGATGGTGTTTACACTTCTTTTGATGCAAAATTTAGCAAAACCTTTGATGTGATATTAAATGATACTGGAAATATACTTTATACTTTTGTAACTGATAATGGACAACAATCTTTTAATGGTAATATAAGCTCTAAGAAAATTCTAAAAACAAATATTACAACAAATAACATGAAAAGCAAAAATGGAAAAACAATAATTTTAACAGCTAAACTAACTGATGAAAATGGTAATCTATTAGATGGTAAAGAAATAGTATTTAATGTTGGAAATATAACTTTTAAAGCTATAACAGATGACAATGGAATAGCTACAGTACAATACGTAATTAATAAAGATGATCTAATCGATGAGAAATTAACTTTCACAGTGACATTCATAGAAAATGAAGATTATCTAACAAGCACCAACACAGAAATTATAAAATTAATAAAAGAACCAATACCAACTCCCAAACCAGAAGATAAAGATGATAATAAAGATGATGATAAAAGTGATGATAAAAATAATGATAAAACAACTGAAAATTCAGAAAAAATCAATAAAACAATTAAAAATCCAAAAGAACTCAATAAAACTAGCGCAGGTATGAAAAAAACAGGATTGCCAATAAACTTAATACTTCTAGTGTTATTAACTCTAATAGGTATCACATATTATAAGAAACAATAA
- a CDS encoding thermonuclease family protein: protein MSINSENYKKYYDAKGFCDHVIDGDTIDVRGVGRIRLVGVNTPERGELGYQNATDFVKSKCLGKTIYLDIDDAKNKDKYGRILAIVYVEDIGNLNKELLKKSYAKILFIPPSEFNPYEWT from the coding sequence ATTTCAATTAACTCAGAAAATTATAAAAAATATTATGATGCAAAAGGATTTTGTGATCATGTCATTGATGGGGACACCATAGATGTTAGAGGTGTTGGAAGAATTCGGCTTGTAGGGGTAAATACTCCTGAAAGAGGAGAATTAGGATATCAAAATGCAACAGATTTTGTTAAAAGTAAGTGTCTTGGAAAAACTATATATTTAGATATTGATGATGCTAAAAATAAAGATAAATATGGTAGAATATTAGCAATAGTTTATGTTGAAGATATTGGAAATCTAAATAAGGAATTATTAAAAAAAAGTTATGCTAAGATACTTTTTATCCCTCCATCAGAGTTTAATCCTTATGAATGGACGTGA